In the Novosphingobium sp. 9 genome, one interval contains:
- a CDS encoding type II toxin-antitoxin system RatA family toxin — MPGIHETYRLPYSAEQMFDLVADVGRYQEFLPWVVATRVKSDSETEMVADMLVGFKALREKFTSRVEKVRAQELKVHYVDGPMRDLENVWRFHAVDENACDVEFDVRFTFRNALFEKLAGQYFDKAFRKMVAAFEERAVELYGAPQNG; from the coding sequence ATGCCCGGTATCCATGAGACGTATCGACTGCCTTATAGTGCCGAGCAGATGTTCGACCTCGTCGCGGACGTGGGGCGCTATCAGGAATTTCTCCCCTGGGTCGTCGCAACCCGCGTAAAATCGGACAGCGAGACCGAAATGGTCGCCGATATGCTGGTGGGCTTCAAGGCGCTGCGGGAGAAGTTCACGTCCAGAGTCGAGAAGGTCCGGGCGCAGGAACTCAAGGTTCATTACGTCGACGGCCCTATGCGTGATCTGGAAAATGTCTGGCGTTTTCACGCCGTTGACGAGAACGCGTGCGACGTTGAGTTCGATGTGCGCTTCACGTTCCGCAATGCCTTGTTCGAAAAGCTGGCGGGTCAGTATTTCGACAAGGCTTTCCGCAAGATGGTAGCGGCCTTCGAAGAGCGCGCGGTCGAACTCTACGGTGCGCCGCAGAACGGCTGA
- a CDS encoding carbonic anhydrase, with amino-acid sequence MTAENANPEENRVLDTLIAGYRRFRSTGWSQNRERWAQLSEGQQPEVMIIACSDSRVDPSQIFDVDPGEIFVVRNVAALVPPFETTPGLHGVSAALEFAVQVLKVKEVVVMGHGMCGGCKAALTQELHGTQPGEGGFVANWIAMLDEAREPVAAKHGTTGRPAEREMEQAAVRVSLDNLMTFPCVQRKTASGELRIRGAFFAISDGVLHLMDNETREFHAVA; translated from the coding sequence ATGACCGCTGAGAACGCAAACCCCGAAGAGAACCGCGTGCTCGACACGCTGATCGCCGGCTATCGCCGCTTCCGCAGCACCGGCTGGTCGCAGAACCGCGAACGCTGGGCGCAGTTGAGCGAGGGGCAGCAGCCCGAGGTGATGATTATCGCCTGCTCCGACAGCCGAGTCGATCCGTCGCAGATCTTTGACGTCGATCCGGGCGAAATCTTCGTCGTGCGAAACGTTGCCGCGCTGGTCCCGCCGTTCGAGACCACGCCCGGACTGCACGGTGTGTCGGCCGCACTCGAATTCGCGGTGCAGGTGCTCAAGGTCAAGGAAGTGGTCGTCATGGGCCATGGCATGTGCGGCGGCTGCAAGGCTGCACTGACGCAGGAACTGCACGGCACCCAGCCGGGTGAAGGCGGCTTCGTCGCCAACTGGATCGCCATGCTGGACGAAGCGCGCGAACCGGTCGCGGCCAAGCACGGCACCACCGGTCGCCCTGCCGAGCGCGAGATGGAGCAGGCTGCCGTGCGCGTCAGCCTAGACAACCTGATGACCTTCCCCTGTGTCCAGCGCAAGACTGCCAGCGGCGAGCTGCGCATTCGCGGCGCCTTCTTCGCGATCTCCGATGGCGTCCTGCACCTGATGGACAATGAAACCCGCGAATTCCACGCCGTCGCCTGA
- the lipA gene encoding lipoyl synthase — translation MNDLSSTPPSENSPQRQRKPDWIRVKAPTSKGYGETRKLMRDLSLNTVCEEAACPNIGECWTKKHATVMILGDTCTRACAFCNVKTGMPGRVDPAEPEHVAELALKTGLEHIVITSVDRDDLPDGGAHQFVKVIQALRAATPQTTIEILTPDFRGKMRPAIEAIVAARPDVYNHNLETVPRLYPTIRPGARYYASLRLLEEVKAHDPSIFTKSGVMLGLGEERLEVHQVMDDMRSADIDFLTMGQYLRPTPKHAEVKEFVTPKAFDAYGAIARAKGFLQVASSPLTRSSYHAGKDFAEMRAAREAKLAKAAAVKSGAKAAETR, via the coding sequence ATGAACGACCTCTCCAGCACGCCGCCTTCCGAAAATTCGCCGCAGCGCCAGCGCAAGCCGGACTGGATTCGCGTCAAGGCGCCGACCAGCAAGGGCTATGGCGAAACGCGCAAGCTGATGCGCGACCTCAGCCTGAATACGGTGTGCGAGGAGGCAGCCTGCCCGAATATCGGTGAGTGCTGGACCAAGAAGCACGCGACCGTGATGATTCTGGGTGACACCTGCACTCGCGCCTGCGCGTTCTGCAATGTGAAGACCGGTATGCCGGGGCGAGTCGATCCTGCCGAGCCTGAACACGTTGCAGAACTGGCGCTCAAGACCGGCCTGGAGCATATCGTCATTACCTCGGTCGATCGCGATGACTTGCCGGACGGTGGCGCGCACCAGTTCGTGAAGGTCATTCAGGCGCTGCGAGCCGCAACGCCGCAGACCACGATTGAAATTCTGACGCCGGATTTCCGCGGCAAGATGCGCCCCGCCATCGAGGCGATCGTGGCCGCCCGCCCTGACGTCTACAACCATAACCTCGAAACGGTTCCGCGCCTCTATCCGACGATCCGCCCCGGTGCGCGCTACTACGCATCGCTGCGGTTGCTGGAAGAGGTGAAGGCACACGATCCCTCGATCTTCACCAAGTCCGGCGTGATGCTTGGCCTCGGCGAAGAGCGTCTGGAAGTTCATCAGGTAATGGACGACATGCGCAGCGCCGACATCGACTTCCTGACCATGGGGCAATACCTGCGCCCGACCCCCAAGCATGCCGAGGTGAAGGAGTTCGTCACGCCCAAGGCATTCGATGCCTATGGCGCCATCGCCCGCGCCAAGGGCTTCCTGCAGGTCGCCTCTTCGCCGTTGACCCGTTCAAGCTATCACGCGGGCAAGGATTTCGCCGAGATGCGTGCTGCGCGTGAAGCGAAGCTGGCAAAGGCAGCAGCGGTCAAGTCGGGTGCGAAGGCGGCTGAGACGCGCTGA
- a CDS encoding CinA family protein, whose protein sequence is MAQATLLPSELIELAQRVIDENKAAGRRVALAESCTGGLVCAALTEIAGSSAVLDRGFVTYSNEAKTDLLGVSPDLLDAVGAVSPAVAWAMAQGAIERSDADVAVAISGIAGPDGGSDAKPVGTVVFSRAHRVEEEINAEQRLMNGKNRSEIRLQAAIVALKLLLPENDGITVD, encoded by the coding sequence ATGGCCCAGGCAACTCTCCTTCCCTCCGAACTGATTGAACTCGCCCAGCGCGTGATCGACGAGAACAAGGCGGCCGGACGCCGCGTCGCACTCGCCGAAAGCTGCACAGGCGGCCTTGTCTGCGCGGCACTTACCGAGATCGCCGGATCGTCCGCCGTTCTCGATCGCGGGTTCGTGACCTACTCCAATGAAGCGAAGACCGATCTTTTGGGCGTTTCACCGGATCTGCTCGATGCCGTCGGCGCTGTATCGCCCGCAGTGGCCTGGGCGATGGCGCAAGGCGCAATCGAGCGCAGCGACGCCGATGTCGCTGTCGCAATCAGCGGCATTGCCGGCCCCGACGGCGGCTCGGACGCCAAGCCCGTCGGCACCGTGGTCTTTTCTCGCGCGCACCGGGTGGAAGAGGAAATCAACGCCGAACAGCGGCTGATGAACGGCAAGAATCGCAGCGAAATCCGCCTTCAGGCCGCGATAGTCGCGCTGAAACTCCTGCTGCCGGAAAACGACGGCATCACTGTCGACTGA